The Phoenix dactylifera cultivar Barhee BC4 chromosome 12, palm_55x_up_171113_PBpolish2nd_filt_p, whole genome shotgun sequence genome has a window encoding:
- the LOC103722786 gene encoding protein G1-like7, whose amino-acid sequence MESGPGRSGAGEGCSSSPRGDTDHPPPAPAPAPPSRYESQKRRDWNTFLQYLRNHKPPLTLARCSGAHVIEFLRYLDQFGKTKVHNAGCAFFGHPNPPGPCACPLKQAWGSLDALIGRLRAAYEESGGRPEANPFAARAVRIYLREVRESQSKARGIAYEKKKRKRQPPASAAGSGQSSGGGGGGGGGESSSAAAAAAAGTRPGRGGGSGAPSGGSSSS is encoded by the coding sequence ATGGAATCAGGCCCCGGGCGGTCCGGTGCGGGGGAGGGATGCTCCTCCTCCCCCAGGGGTGACACGGATCACCCCCCTccggcgccggcgccggcgccgcCGAGCAGGTACGAGTCACAGAAGCGACGGGACTGGAACACGTTCCTGCAGTACCTGCGGAACCACAAGCCGCCGCTGACGCTGGCGCGCTGCAGCGGCGCCCACGTGATCGAGTTCCTGCGGTACCTGGACCAGTTCGGGAAGACCAAGGTCCACAACGCCGGGTGCGCCTTCTTCGGCCACCCAAACCCGCCGGGCCCCTGCGCCTGCCCTTTAAAGCAGGCCTGGGGCTCCCTGGACGCCCTCATCGGCCGCCTGCGAGCAGCCTACGAGGAGAGCGGCGGGAGGCCAGAGGCGAACCCCTTCGCCGCCCGCGCCGTCCGCATCTACCTTCGTGAGGTCCGCGAGAGCCAGTCCAAGGCCCGGGGCATCGCCTACGAGAAGAAGAAGCGGAAGCGCCAGCCGCCAGCCTCGGCTGCCGGGAGCGGACAGTcttctggaggaggaggaggaggaggaggaggagagtctTCTtccgctgctgctgctgctgcggcTGGGACTCGTCCAGGGCGAGGTGGGGGATCCGGTGCTCCGTCGGgtggttcttcttcttcttga